One segment of Bradyrhizobium sp. WD16 DNA contains the following:
- a CDS encoding type I secretion system permease/ATPase: protein MTDFERRGEESPPPATADNTQVSHSSVFNAAPGLVAERVRSLSRIVELTAGVERSIETVRRRLFSGRTRPADDYDGLRSEVAGFLASCRRIFWGLAAFSGLGNLLMLTGSFFMLQVYDRVLPSRSVPTLIGLLVLATVLYLFQGGLDLVRSRISVRIGRHFDERLGLRVFDAVVRLPLKTRSDGDGLQPLRDLDQVRSFLSGGGPSALFDLPWMPIYLGICFLFHFWIGVTALTGALVLVGITVLTEMRTRGPAKAFSRLAVSRSALAAEGRRNAEVLQAMGMRRQAAQRWQDVNSKYLAAHERASDVASGLGGISKVFRSILQSLVLAVGAYLVINQESTAGIIIAGSILTARALSPVEIAIANWKGFVAARQSGDRLDQLLKLLPEEEEPLALPAPSQALVVEQLHVAAPDSEKQILTDVSFELRSGQAVGIIGPSGSGKSALARALVGVWPRLRGRIKLDNAALDQWSAEAMGKHIGYLPQDVELFEGSIAVNIARFDEQATPGAVLEAAKAAGAHDLILSLPDGYATSVGEGGMALSAGQRQRIGLARAFYGNPFLVVLDEPSSNLDADGEEALTEAIQSARRRGGIAVVIAHRPKALDAVDQVLVIGEGRVKSFGPKEEVLRKVLRPPVPLKVVAENQGGGRWTAR from the coding sequence ATGACTGACTTCGAACGGCGGGGGGAGGAGTCCCCACCGCCCGCCACTGCCGACAACACTCAGGTCTCGCATTCTTCGGTGTTCAATGCGGCGCCTGGTCTCGTCGCCGAGCGTGTGCGATCGCTGTCGCGCATCGTCGAGCTGACCGCGGGGGTGGAGCGGTCGATCGAGACCGTGCGGCGACGACTGTTCTCCGGCCGAACGCGACCGGCGGACGACTATGACGGGCTACGATCCGAGGTCGCCGGCTTCCTGGCGTCGTGCCGCCGGATCTTCTGGGGGCTCGCGGCGTTCAGCGGCCTGGGCAATCTGTTGATGCTCACCGGCTCGTTCTTCATGCTCCAGGTCTATGACCGGGTGCTGCCTAGCCGAAGCGTGCCGACCCTTATCGGCCTGCTGGTCCTGGCGACGGTGCTGTATCTGTTCCAGGGGGGCCTCGACCTCGTCCGCAGCCGGATCAGCGTGCGTATCGGCCGTCATTTCGACGAACGGCTGGGGCTCCGGGTGTTCGACGCCGTCGTGCGGCTGCCGCTGAAGACCCGCAGCGACGGCGACGGATTGCAGCCCTTGCGCGACCTCGACCAGGTCCGCAGCTTCCTGTCCGGCGGCGGGCCGTCGGCGCTGTTCGATCTGCCGTGGATGCCGATCTATCTCGGCATCTGCTTCCTGTTCCATTTCTGGATCGGGGTCACCGCGCTGACCGGCGCGTTGGTGCTGGTCGGCATCACGGTGCTGACCGAGATGCGCACGAGAGGGCCGGCGAAGGCGTTTTCGCGTCTTGCGGTATCGCGCAGCGCACTGGCCGCCGAGGGGCGGCGTAATGCCGAAGTGCTGCAGGCCATGGGCATGCGGCGACAAGCTGCGCAGCGCTGGCAGGACGTCAACAGCAAGTATCTCGCCGCCCATGAACGGGCGAGCGACGTCGCCAGTGGACTCGGCGGGATCTCCAAAGTATTTCGTTCGATCCTGCAGTCTCTGGTACTTGCGGTCGGCGCCTATCTCGTCATCAACCAGGAATCGACGGCAGGCATCATCATCGCCGGCTCGATCCTGACGGCGCGGGCGTTGTCGCCGGTCGAGATCGCCATCGCCAACTGGAAGGGCTTCGTCGCGGCACGGCAGTCCGGCGACCGGCTGGACCAGCTTCTCAAACTCCTGCCGGAGGAAGAGGAGCCGTTGGCGCTGCCGGCCCCAAGCCAGGCGCTCGTGGTCGAGCAGCTCCATGTCGCGGCGCCGGACTCCGAGAAGCAGATCCTGACGGACGTTTCATTCGAGTTGCGCAGCGGCCAGGCCGTCGGAATCATCGGTCCGAGCGGATCCGGCAAGTCGGCGTTGGCACGGGCGCTGGTCGGGGTGTGGCCGCGACTTCGCGGCAGGATCAAGCTCGACAACGCGGCGCTGGATCAGTGGTCGGCGGAGGCGATGGGCAAGCATATCGGCTACCTGCCGCAGGACGTCGAACTGTTCGAGGGCAGCATCGCCGTCAATATCGCGCGCTTCGATGAGCAGGCGACGCCGGGCGCGGTGCTGGAAGCTGCCAAAGCGGCCGGGGCGCATGACCTGATCCTGTCGCTGCCGGATGGATATGCCACGAGTGTCGGCGAGGGGGGCATGGCGCTGTCCGCCGGACAGCGGCAGCGGATCGGATTGGCCCGCGCCTTCTACGGCAATCCGTTCCTCGTCGTCCTCGATGAGCCGTCGTCGAATCTGGATGCCGATGGCGAGGAGGCGCTCACCGAGGCGATCCAGAGCGCTCGCCGTCGTGGCGGCATCGCCGTCGTGATCGCGCATCGTCCCAAGGCGCTCGATGCCGTCGACCAGGTTCTCGTCATCGGCGAGGGCAGGGTCAAGTCGTTCGGGCCGAAGGAGGAAGTGCTGCGGAAAGTGCTGCGGCCCCCCGTGCCGCTCAAGGTCGTGGCGGAGAACCAGGGAGGCGGACGATGGACCGCGAGATGA
- a CDS encoding HlyD family type I secretion periplasmic adaptor subunit — MDREMTSALHSIQRYMIVGMIMVGCVTFGIGGWAATTQLSGAVIGQGVVVVDSSVKKVQHATGGIVGELRVRDGDRVNAGDILIRLDETQTLANATIVTKSLDELLARQARLEAERDAADQIVFPKALIERTKDANSEAGRAIAAERTLFDLRREARSGQRAQLKERSTQLQDEIKGYLGQAEAKQKEVDLIHQELDGVRTLWQKNLVPITRLTALERDAARLEGERSQLAGMVAQAKGKIAEIELQIIQVDQDLRSEVGKDLIETRSKLSEMTERKTAAVDQLNRIDIRAPQSGRVHELSVHTVGGVISPGEQIMLIVPDADALAVEVKIATRDIDQVFVGQTATMRFAAFNQKTTPEIEGDVSVVSADLIQDQRTGTSYYTVRVVLKPDELAKLGSAKLLPGMPVDVFIKTPGRTALSYLTKPLRDQAERAFKER; from the coding sequence ATGGACCGCGAGATGACATCGGCGCTGCATTCGATCCAGCGCTACATGATCGTCGGCATGATCATGGTCGGCTGCGTGACGTTCGGCATCGGCGGCTGGGCCGCAACGACGCAATTGTCGGGTGCGGTGATCGGCCAAGGGGTCGTTGTGGTGGATTCGAGCGTCAAGAAGGTGCAGCACGCGACCGGCGGCATCGTCGGCGAGCTCCGCGTCAGGGACGGCGACCGGGTCAATGCCGGCGACATCCTGATCCGCCTTGACGAGACCCAGACCCTGGCGAACGCGACGATCGTCACCAAGAGCCTCGACGAACTTCTCGCCCGCCAGGCCCGCCTCGAGGCCGAGCGTGACGCTGCCGACCAGATCGTGTTTCCGAAAGCGCTGATCGAGCGGACAAAGGACGCCAATTCGGAAGCGGGACGCGCGATCGCCGCCGAGCGGACACTGTTCGACCTGCGCCGGGAGGCCCGGAGCGGGCAGCGGGCGCAGCTCAAGGAGCGAAGCACGCAGCTTCAGGACGAGATCAAGGGATACCTCGGCCAGGCGGAGGCCAAGCAGAAGGAAGTCGATCTCATTCATCAGGAGCTCGATGGCGTTCGCACCCTCTGGCAGAAGAACCTTGTTCCGATCACGCGCTTGACGGCCCTGGAGCGCGACGCCGCCCGGCTCGAGGGCGAGCGTAGTCAACTGGCCGGAATGGTCGCCCAGGCCAAGGGCAAGATCGCAGAAATCGAGTTGCAGATCATCCAGGTCGATCAGGACCTGCGGTCGGAAGTCGGCAAGGACCTGATCGAGACGCGCTCGAAGCTGTCCGAAATGACCGAGCGCAAGACGGCGGCGGTCGACCAGCTCAATCGCATCGATATCCGGGCGCCGCAATCCGGCCGGGTCCACGAGCTCTCGGTCCACACCGTCGGCGGCGTCATTTCTCCCGGCGAGCAGATCATGCTGATCGTTCCGGACGCGGACGCACTGGCCGTCGAGGTCAAGATCGCGACCCGCGACATCGATCAGGTGTTTGTCGGGCAGACCGCGACGATGCGGTTCGCTGCCTTCAATCAGAAGACGACGCCAGAGATCGAAGGTGATGTCAGCGTGGTCTCGGCCGATCTGATCCAGGACCAGAGAACCGGAACGAGCTATTATACCGTACGCGTGGTGCTCAAGCCCGACGAGCTTGCCAAGTTGGGCTCGGCCAAGCTGCTCCCGGGCATGCCCGTGGATGTCTTCATCAAGACGCCGGGGCGAACCGCGCTGTCCTATCTGACCAAGCCGTTGCGGGACCAGGCGGAGCGCGCCTTCAAGGAGCGCTGA
- a CDS encoding metallophosphoesterase family protein yields MWSPPPIRNGRQLAALPRGVRIYAIGDIHGRADLLGRVLSNIDADCRRRPAERAISVFVGDYIDRGPASREVFELLLQWRRGREAIFLRGNHETFLPRFLSDSRTLDEWRLCGGLETLLSYGLRPTISPERHEQIALADELTAAVPKEHLDFLQSLELSFDCGDFLFVHAGIRPGVPIHQQTEDDLLWIREDFLAHEQPFERFVVHGHTPVHAPDIRPNRINIDTGAFATGRLTCVVIDGSAIAPLPA; encoded by the coding sequence GTGTGGAGCCCTCCCCCGATCCGCAACGGCCGACAGCTCGCAGCCCTGCCCCGCGGGGTCAGGATCTACGCGATCGGTGACATTCACGGCCGCGCCGATCTCCTCGGCCGCGTGCTGTCGAACATCGATGCCGATTGCCGGCGCCGGCCGGCGGAACGGGCGATCAGCGTCTTTGTCGGCGATTACATCGACAGGGGGCCGGCGTCGCGAGAGGTCTTCGAGCTGCTGCTACAGTGGCGGCGCGGCCGAGAGGCGATCTTCCTGCGCGGCAATCACGAGACCTTCCTGCCGCGGTTTCTCTCGGATTCGCGAACGCTGGATGAATGGCGACTATGCGGCGGTCTCGAAACCCTGCTGTCCTACGGATTGAGGCCGACGATAAGCCCTGAGCGCCACGAACAAATCGCCCTCGCCGACGAGCTGACCGCCGCGGTACCCAAGGAGCACCTCGATTTCCTGCAGTCGCTCGAGCTTTCGTTCGACTGCGGCGACTTTCTGTTCGTCCACGCCGGGATTCGACCGGGCGTTCCGATCCACCAGCAGACGGAAGACGACCTGCTCTGGATCCGCGAGGATTTTCTCGCTCACGAGCAACCGTTCGAACGCTTCGTCGTCCACGGCCATACACCGGTGCATGCGCCCGACATCCGGCCGAACCGGATCAACATCGACACCGGAGCGTTCGCGACCGGGCGCCTCACCTGCGTCGTCATCGACGGCTCGGCCATCGCGCCATTGCCGGCATGA
- a CDS encoding DapH/DapD/GlmU-related protein, producing MPSRFDPQTPIENIDDEVDDWLRLIRRALGILATRKKQQFNRRVPVGDLLTERGDNAVAYGFGEGTTMYDNVLVLGDVKVGRHTWIGPGCILDGSGGGLQIGDWCSISAGAQIYTHHTVNRSISLGELPVDYAPTRIGHGVYIGPNAIVQMGVTIGDKAIIGANSLVNCDIPAGTKAFGSPAKVR from the coding sequence ATGCCGTCCAGGTTCGACCCCCAAACGCCTATCGAGAATATCGACGACGAGGTCGACGACTGGCTCAGGCTGATCCGGCGCGCTCTCGGCATTCTTGCGACGCGCAAGAAGCAGCAATTCAACCGCAGGGTCCCGGTCGGGGACCTCCTCACCGAACGCGGCGACAATGCCGTCGCCTATGGCTTCGGCGAGGGCACCACCATGTACGACAACGTGCTCGTGCTGGGCGACGTCAAGGTCGGCCGCCATACCTGGATCGGACCGGGGTGCATCCTCGATGGCTCGGGTGGCGGCTTACAGATCGGCGATTGGTGTTCGATATCAGCCGGTGCTCAAATCTACACTCACCACACTGTGAATCGCTCGATTTCGCTCGGCGAATTGCCGGTCGACTACGCTCCGACCAGGATCGGCCACGGCGTTTATATCGGACCAAATGCGATCGTTCAGATGGGGGTCACGATCGGCGACAAGGCGATCATCGGCGCGAATTCACTCGTCAACTGCGATATTCCAGCAGGCACGAAGGCCTTCGGCTCTCCGGCAAAGGTTCGATAA
- a CDS encoding bifunctional diguanylate cyclase/phosphodiesterase: MSDGVAARPNQPQIRNLVIAVVLLTALVAAGPWLPDFQFFTCQTDYLPLHTGLEFIGMAVSLIVFGLGWSLRRQAGNSHNIILACSLLAVALIDFGHTLAFDGMPDLFGPSGHEKTINFWLIGRVVAAGGLVLVAVLPNRTWRPGAYFGWMLGAVAVAAAAWWICFLHADWLPHTYILGQGLTPFKIGVEYALSATYFLVAFLLVRRASRKRNVEVYWLAAASWVLGLAELFFTLYGQFTDLSNLLGHLYKVAAYGLIYRAVFVAGVLAPQDALRQKEAELDYLAHHDSLTGLANRLLLGRELARAVRDVVRAGQRGALLFLDLDNFKNVNDGLGHGAGDELLCLVAARLRRRLRHHDILARTGGDEFVVLLEGIRDAQAAMATAQALIAELTEVFVLAGGQDIYIGTSVGICVFPDDGVTASQIIRNADAALFQAKRDGRGGVRFYTKALTDVVNARVELEARLRRGIERGEFLLHYQPLVSVAECRIVGVEALIRWQPPGSDIIPAGSFISVAEDTGLLVPLGEWGLREACRQMKAWLDAGLKLETMAVNLSPQQFRRPNVHETIGEILAQTGLPARYLELEITEGSLMDPGSDVEDRLHALKRLGVRLAIDDFGTGYSSLAYLKRFPVDTLKIDQSFVRDIPDDRTGVQIVAAIVGLGKALNLDVLAEGVETPAQLASVRELGCDTAQGYLFSRPVPAAEIVGLVSGSESARQMIERFNSSIGLGAPVPVRRAGRSRLKKRPA, from the coding sequence ATGTCAGACGGCGTAGCCGCGCGGCCGAACCAACCTCAGATCCGCAACCTCGTCATCGCCGTGGTGTTGCTGACGGCGCTGGTCGCAGCCGGGCCATGGCTGCCCGATTTTCAGTTCTTCACGTGCCAGACCGACTACCTGCCGCTCCACACCGGGCTGGAATTCATCGGCATGGCGGTGTCGCTGATCGTATTCGGCCTCGGCTGGAGTCTAAGGCGCCAGGCCGGCAACAGCCATAACATCATTCTGGCCTGCAGCCTGCTCGCCGTCGCGCTGATTGATTTCGGCCATACGCTCGCCTTCGACGGCATGCCCGATCTGTTCGGCCCGAGCGGGCACGAAAAGACAATCAATTTTTGGCTGATCGGTCGGGTGGTGGCGGCCGGCGGACTGGTGCTGGTCGCCGTCTTGCCCAATCGCACCTGGCGCCCGGGAGCCTATTTCGGCTGGATGCTCGGCGCGGTTGCGGTCGCGGCTGCGGCCTGGTGGATCTGCTTCCTCCACGCCGATTGGCTGCCGCACACCTATATCCTCGGGCAAGGCTTGACGCCGTTCAAGATCGGCGTCGAATACGCCCTTTCGGCAACATACTTTCTTGTCGCCTTCCTGCTGGTCCGCCGGGCGTCGCGGAAGCGAAACGTCGAGGTCTATTGGCTTGCGGCGGCCTCCTGGGTGCTCGGCCTCGCTGAATTGTTCTTCACGCTCTATGGTCAGTTCACCGATCTGTCCAACCTGCTCGGGCACCTCTACAAGGTGGCGGCCTACGGCCTGATCTATCGCGCCGTGTTCGTCGCCGGGGTGCTCGCCCCGCAGGATGCTCTCAGGCAGAAGGAAGCCGAGCTCGACTATCTTGCGCACCACGACTCGCTGACCGGATTGGCGAATCGCCTGCTGCTCGGCAGGGAGCTCGCCCGGGCGGTGCGGGACGTGGTCAGGGCCGGGCAACGCGGAGCGCTGCTCTTTCTCGACCTCGACAATTTCAAGAACGTCAATGATGGCCTGGGACATGGTGCCGGCGACGAACTCCTGTGCCTCGTCGCCGCACGGCTGCGGCGGCGATTACGCCATCACGACATCCTGGCGCGCACGGGCGGCGACGAATTCGTGGTCTTGCTGGAAGGTATCCGGGATGCGCAGGCCGCGATGGCGACCGCGCAGGCACTGATCGCCGAACTCACCGAGGTGTTCGTTCTCGCCGGCGGGCAGGACATCTACATCGGCACCAGCGTCGGCATCTGCGTCTTCCCCGACGACGGCGTCACGGCCAGCCAGATCATCCGGAACGCCGACGCGGCGTTGTTCCAGGCCAAGCGCGACGGCCGCGGTGGGGTGAGGTTCTATACCAAGGCGCTCACCGATGTGGTGAACGCACGCGTCGAACTGGAGGCGCGGCTGCGCCGCGGTATCGAGCGCGGCGAATTCCTGCTGCATTATCAGCCGCTGGTGAGTGTGGCCGAGTGCCGCATCGTCGGCGTCGAGGCGCTGATCCGTTGGCAACCGCCAGGTAGCGACATCATCCCGGCGGGGAGCTTCATTTCAGTCGCCGAGGACACCGGATTGCTGGTGCCGCTGGGAGAGTGGGGCCTGCGCGAGGCCTGCCGCCAGATGAAGGCGTGGCTCGACGCGGGACTGAAGCTGGAGACCATGGCGGTCAACCTGTCGCCCCAGCAATTCAGGCGGCCGAACGTTCACGAGACAATCGGCGAGATTCTCGCGCAGACCGGACTTCCGGCGCGCTATCTCGAGCTCGAGATCACCGAAGGCAGCCTGATGGATCCGGGCAGCGACGTCGAGGACCGCTTGCACGCCCTCAAGCGGCTGGGCGTGCGGCTGGCGATCGACGATTTCGGCACCGGGTATTCATCGCTTGCCTATCTCAAGCGGTTTCCGGTCGATACACTCAAGATCGATCAGAGCTTCGTCCGGGACATTCCCGATGACCGGACCGGCGTACAGATCGTCGCCGCCATCGTCGGCCTCGGCAAGGCCCTGAATCTCGACGTGCTCGCCGAAGGCGTCGAGACGCCGGCGCAACTCGCCTCTGTGCGTGAGCTCGGCTGCGATACGGCGCAAGGCTATCTGTTCAGCCGGCCGGTGCCGGCTGCGGAGATCGTCGGGCTGGTCTCCGGTTCGGAATCCGCGCGGCAGATGATCGAGCGCTTCAACTCTTCGATCGGCCTCGGCGCACCGGTCCCGGTCCGCCGCGCCGGGCGAAGCCGGCTGAAAAAACGCCCGGCCTGA
- a CDS encoding phospholipase D-like domain-containing protein, producing the protein MGKITAAHAYPNSEVALIAWELDGMIEGCLGFDIVRIRTDGSEPPKGLPAWVPFQGQDNPDWKAQDTSVWPVQRLYWRDLTLRRHRNDLGERDIGFEVKYAIRPVGDWRPGLERVEPRQAKTYSGDVRPLGYLGPAVETDPIRIDLDYGGVRATFTNGILSGQWLRHAIESDGKPFNPQTLAAEMADPTGRIRRYLTGDVLNTLHLFLTDPKYKDGDLRLALYELSDKQLQQLLLDNKDRIEIILSNTGKERGGTAWDHTNEDSRRALHRAGVRIHDRMFNNNHIGHNKFAVWRKDGKPMAVMTGSTNWTPTGLCGQSNNALIIASADAAHAYDTYWQRLRDDKFPAPRPPSSAGKSTQCQGPEIRSADQTPFAAALGGAEAQVWFSPNTMATRKGKATPPDLATLFDLIAGAEQAIFFLAFLPSRGGVDSIISAAIEVARKKKTLIAAGAISDVTAMPGYVAPDKNGRTAAEREGVKPYTYDNGGLHIVRAAALNDPIGDFEKEILKTGNAVVHDKVVVIDPLSKDNCVVATGSHNLGFKASYENDENLLIIRGAQALALAYAVHVIDVYDHYRFRAWQAKERDEGKPSFQGHIDGDDKWLRRLAKASHRNIDTYFAAGPP; encoded by the coding sequence ATGGGGAAGATCACCGCCGCGCATGCCTATCCGAACAGCGAAGTCGCCCTGATCGCCTGGGAGCTCGACGGAATGATCGAGGGCTGCCTTGGCTTCGACATTGTCCGGATCAGAACCGACGGCAGCGAGCCCCCCAAGGGACTGCCGGCCTGGGTGCCTTTCCAGGGCCAGGACAACCCCGATTGGAAGGCTCAGGACACCAGCGTCTGGCCGGTTCAGCGGCTGTACTGGCGGGATCTGACGCTGCGCCGGCACCGCAACGATTTAGGTGAACGCGACATCGGCTTCGAGGTCAAATACGCCATCCGGCCGGTCGGCGACTGGCGACCGGGACTGGAGCGCGTCGAGCCACGGCAGGCCAAGACCTACAGCGGCGACGTGCGGCCGCTCGGCTATCTCGGTCCCGCGGTCGAGACAGATCCCATCCGCATCGATCTCGATTACGGGGGCGTCCGGGCGACATTCACCAACGGCATCCTGTCCGGGCAATGGCTGCGGCACGCCATCGAATCCGACGGCAAGCCGTTCAATCCCCAGACCCTCGCGGCGGAAATGGCTGATCCGACCGGCCGGATCCGGCGGTATCTGACCGGCGACGTGCTCAATACCCTTCACCTGTTCCTGACCGATCCGAAATACAAGGATGGAGATCTGCGCCTCGCGCTCTATGAACTCAGCGACAAGCAGCTTCAGCAACTGCTGCTCGACAACAAGGACCGGATCGAGATCATCCTGTCCAACACCGGCAAGGAGCGGGGCGGGACAGCCTGGGACCACACCAACGAGGACTCACGCCGCGCCCTGCACCGGGCCGGGGTCCGCATTCACGACCGCATGTTCAACAACAACCACATCGGTCACAACAAATTCGCCGTCTGGCGCAAGGACGGCAAGCCTATGGCGGTGATGACGGGCAGCACCAATTGGACGCCCACCGGGCTGTGCGGCCAATCGAACAACGCGCTGATCATCGCTTCGGCGGACGCCGCCCACGCCTACGATACCTATTGGCAGCGACTGCGCGATGACAAGTTTCCAGCGCCGCGCCCCCCGAGCAGCGCCGGCAAATCCACACAATGCCAGGGCCCCGAAATCCGCAGCGCAGACCAGACGCCGTTTGCGGCGGCTCTCGGCGGCGCCGAGGCACAGGTCTGGTTCTCGCCGAACACCATGGCCACGCGAAAAGGCAAGGCCACGCCGCCGGACCTTGCGACGCTCTTCGACCTGATCGCCGGCGCCGAACAGGCGATTTTCTTTCTCGCCTTTCTGCCGTCCCGCGGCGGCGTCGACAGCATCATCTCGGCGGCGATCGAGGTGGCCAGGAAGAAGAAGACCCTGATCGCCGCCGGCGCCATCAGCGACGTCACCGCCATGCCGGGGTACGTCGCGCCCGACAAGAACGGTCGCACTGCCGCGGAACGCGAGGGCGTCAAGCCCTATACGTATGACAATGGCGGATTGCACATCGTTCGCGCCGCAGCGCTGAACGACCCAATCGGTGATTTCGAGAAAGAGATTCTCAAAACCGGAAATGCGGTGGTTCACGACAAGGTCGTGGTGATCGATCCGTTGTCGAAGGACAACTGCGTCGTCGCGACGGGCAGCCACAATCTCGGCTTCAAGGCCTCCTACGAAAACGACGAGAACCTGCTGATTATCCGCGGCGCCCAGGCGCTCGCCCTCGCCTACGCGGTGCACGTCATCGATGTCTATGATCACTACCGCTTCCGCGCCTGGCAGGCGAAAGAACGGGACGAAGGCAAGCCGAGCTTCCAGGGACACATCGACGGAGACGACAAATGGCTTCGCCGCCTCGCCAAGGCCTCCCATCGCAACATCGATACCTATTTTGCCGCAGGACCGCCATGA
- a CDS encoding dioxygenase: MIIRTHEDVTADALAVMARTQDPRLRTIMMSLVRHLHAFIRDVHLTEAEFREAAAIINEIGQRTTDSHNEAVLMAGSLGVSSLVCLLNNGDDGNTETSQSLLGPFWRLHSPRVDNGGSIVRSDTPGAPLLVTGRVVDRSGTPVAGAEVDIWHASPVGLYENQDRDQAEMNLRGKFTTEADGRFWLRTVKMVGYPIPTDGVVGRLLAAQDRHPYRPAHLHALIVKPGFKVLISQVYDPQDPHIDSDVQFGVTRTLLGDYVRHDEVHPTDSTVGAPWYSLDYTFVMEAGETVLPRPPIK, from the coding sequence ATGATCATCAGGACCCACGAGGATGTCACGGCCGACGCGCTGGCGGTGATGGCGCGGACGCAGGATCCGCGACTGCGCACCATCATGATGTCCCTGGTCAGGCATCTCCATGCCTTCATCCGCGACGTGCACCTGACCGAAGCCGAGTTTCGAGAAGCCGCGGCGATCATCAACGAGATCGGCCAGCGCACCACCGACAGCCATAACGAGGCGGTGCTGATGGCCGGTTCGCTCGGCGTGTCGTCCCTGGTCTGCCTGCTCAACAACGGCGACGACGGCAATACCGAGACCTCGCAGTCGCTGCTCGGTCCGTTCTGGCGGCTGCATTCGCCGCGGGTGGACAATGGCGGCTCGATCGTTCGCTCCGACACCCCCGGCGCGCCGCTCCTGGTGACCGGCCGGGTGGTCGATCGGAGCGGAACGCCGGTCGCCGGCGCCGAAGTCGATATCTGGCACGCCTCGCCGGTCGGCCTCTATGAGAACCAGGACCGCGACCAGGCGGAGATGAATCTGCGCGGCAAATTCACCACCGAGGCCGACGGCCGGTTCTGGCTGCGGACCGTCAAGATGGTCGGCTATCCCATTCCCACCGACGGCGTCGTCGGGCGCTTGCTGGCGGCACAGGATCGCCATCCCTATCGGCCGGCCCATCTGCATGCGCTGATCGTCAAGCCAGGCTTCAAGGTTCTGATCTCGCAGGTCTACGATCCGCAGGACCCCCATATCGATAGCGACGTGCAGTTCGGGGTGACCAGGACCCTGCTTGGCGACTATGTCCGTCATGACGAGGTGCATCCGACCGATTCCACCGTCGGCGCGCCCTGGTATTCGCTGGACTACACCTTCGTGATGGAGGCGGGGGAGACCGTGCTGCCGCGGCCGCCGATCAAGTAA
- a CDS encoding methionine ABC transporter ATP-binding protein gives MNVHQSVTLGQSVAAAELRGFDRPEPMVRFEGVSKTYPARRGKPGVDALRSIDFAIPRGSITGVIGRSGAGKSSLVRLINGLEKPTAGRVVVDGRDISALAGRDLRLAQRSIGMIFQHFNLLSSRTAAGNIALPLEIAGWSRDAIAARVTELLDLVGIADKRDRYPSELSGGQKQRVGIARALATRPDVLLSDEATSALDPQTTRAILDLLASINQELGVTIVLITHEMSVVRQLAKDVVVIDGGHIVERGPVAEIFTHPRHPLTQSFLAEAIGDSVPLSLASRLSPDAIGGQAVLRVALRGVEVADTLVARLARALSIDVALLSARIDEIGGRHVGSMIIGVPAAAGAKAKSLLAEQGIEVEHLGHVA, from the coding sequence ATGAATGTCCATCAATCCGTCACGCTCGGCCAGTCGGTGGCCGCCGCGGAGCTTCGAGGCTTTGATCGTCCGGAGCCCATGGTCCGCTTCGAGGGCGTCTCGAAGACCTACCCCGCCCGCCGCGGCAAGCCGGGCGTCGACGCGCTGCGGTCGATCGACTTCGCCATTCCCCGAGGTTCGATCACCGGAGTGATCGGCCGATCGGGCGCCGGCAAATCGAGCCTGGTGCGGCTGATCAACGGGCTTGAGAAGCCGACCGCGGGCAGGGTGGTGGTGGATGGCCGCGACATCTCGGCGCTCGCCGGCCGCGACCTGCGTCTTGCCCAGCGCTCGATCGGCATGATCTTCCAGCATTTCAATCTGCTGTCGTCGCGCACCGCCGCCGGCAATATCGCGCTGCCGCTCGAGATTGCCGGCTGGTCGCGCGATGCGATCGCCGCGCGGGTGACCGAGCTGCTCGACCTCGTCGGCATCGCCGACAAACGGGATCGCTATCCGTCCGAACTTTCCGGTGGGCAGAAACAGCGTGTCGGCATCGCTCGCGCGCTGGCGACGCGCCCCGACGTGTTGCTGTCGGACGAAGCCACCTCGGCGCTCGACCCGCAGACGACGCGGGCGATTCTCGACCTGCTCGCCAGCATCAATCAGGAACTCGGCGTTACCATCGTGCTGATCACCCATGAGATGTCGGTGGTGCGCCAGCTTGCGAAGGACGTCGTGGTGATCGATGGCGGCCATATCGTCGAGCGCGGACCGGTGGCGGAGATTTTCACCCATCCGCGCCATCCATTGACACAATCCTTCCTCGCCGAGGCGATCGGCGATTCCGTGCCGCTGTCGCTGGCCTCGCGGCTGTCGCCGGATGCGATTGGCGGCCAGGCGGTGCTGCGCGTCGCGTTGCGCGGCGTCGAGGTCGCCGACACGCTCGTTGCCCGGCTGGCGCGGGCGCTTTCGATCGACGTGGCGCTGTTATCGGCGCGGATCGATGAGATCGGCGGCCGCCATGTCGGCTCGATGATCATCGGCGTGCCGGCCGCCGCAGGCGCGAAGGCCAAGTCGTTGCTGGCTGAGCAGGGCATCGAAGTGGAGCATCTCGGCCATGTCGCGTGA